TGAAGACAATTTTTCATATTTTCAGTTTTTATTGCATTAATACTTAAATTTCGGTATAATAGCGGGTGTTGGCAACAATTGTCTGACTAAGCAGAAATACCGAAAGAGGGGTGAACCCAATGCCAAATATCGAATCAGCTATCAAACGCGTTCGCACAAGCGAAAAAGCAAACGTTTTGAATAACACTCAAAAGAGCGCTATGCGTACAGCTATCAAAAAATACGAAACAGCTCTAGCTGAAGGTGCAGATAACAGCGAGGCTCTATTGCAAGATGCAATTAAAGCAATCGACTCTGTAGCTTCTAAAGGACTTATCCATGCAAACAAAGCAGCTCGTGATAAATCACGTCTAGCTAAAAAAATGAGCAAATAATTTTTAATAGAGAAGAGGCCATTGGAAATCCAATGGCCTCTTTTTTGTGATGGGTTCTTCCTTTTTTGTCGTGACCATTTTTTAAGTTATCCGATATGAGACGGAAATGCCCTGCGGTCCGCGGGGGTGCTTTTGTGGAGCCGTGGGACCGCCCGGAGCCTGTAGTCTCCGAGCTTGCAAGCTTCAAACCCACCGTACACGCTGAAGCGCGAACGGTGGGTAATTCACATCGCATCCTTGCTACGGCCACAAGCACCCCGCTGCCCTCCTGCCATTTCCAACAAAGAAGCTTCTGGTTTAAATGGCTTGGTTTTTATCAAGAAAGAGAAGAATGAGACTTTTTCTCCTCTAGATTTTCGCAGTATACTAGAGCCAGAAAAGACAAGCTAGAAACCGTAAGGAGGGCACATGAGCGCCTTGCTTGCCAAGCATTTGGTGCCTGTCCGCCCAAACCGAACGGTCAAACGGAAGCATCCCGTTAATAAGTTCAGATTGTCGTACCATTACACGTATTAGGTTAAGAGAACCGTGATTTTATGGTTGCCTTGTTTTATCATGCCTTTTTTTGTAAAAAACAAAAAAGACCGGAGAAACAGAGCTTATTTGTCAATCCTCTTAAGTTAATGACAATGGATCCGACATCCACTTTGTAATGGTTGTTGCTGCTTTAGCAGCTTACAAACATGATACACTTGGACTTCGGCCCACAGTGCTCCTGAAATAATGCACGGATAGTCTTCGCCCATCCTGTGCTTATTTGCTCCAGTGATACGCGGCTTAACGCCTTTTTTCACAATCTATCTAAACCTGTTCAAAAAAGCAGCCGCAGCATCACTTCACAAATAATGCTCTGACGGCTCAACGCCGTCTTCCGCTTATTTGCTCCAGTGATACGCGGCTTAACGCTTTTTTTCACACTCTATACTTGGGCGTATTGCAGCATAAACAGTTCAAACTGGACTTCTTTTATTCCGTCACCTGTTTTCATTTTTTCTTCGGTTTCGACAAGTCCCAAATAAGCTTGCATCAATCTATCGCCATTCATTTTACGTATTTGCTGATTGGCCAGCTTGATACGGTACGGGTGGATTTTTAATACTTTAGCCATATCGGGTTGTTGATAGCCCTGCTTGGCCAGTAAATATACTTGGATCAAGAGCCGGAACTGACCCAACAAAATGGCATTAATTTTGATTGGTTCTTCTTTTTGCAATAACAAATCACGATAAATACCAATTGCACGTGTGGCATCTTTTTTCATAACATAGGTTACGATTTCGAAAATATTTTGTTCCAAGTTGCGTGGGACCAGATCTTCTACCATTTTTTTGGTAATCATTTTGTCATCTCTGGCAGATAGAAACAGCTTCTCCAATTCATGCACACCAGTAGAGAGGCTATCCTCAATGCGTTCAAAGAAAAATTGAACGGTCTCACGGTCCATTTGATAACCTGCATTGGTAATCATCTGACTCAAAAAGCGGCGACTGGCATCAGCTTCCATGGTTTGAACATCGACTAAAGTTGCATGCTTCTTCAGGAGCTTGCTGACCTTTTTTCGATTATCTAGTTTTTCATAGGGCGCAAAAATGGCTAAGATAGTTGATTCTGAAGGATTTTGCAAGTATGTTTCCAACCACGAGACATCATGCTCCACGTTCCCTTTTGGTTTTTCGCCTGTTAAGAAAGTCGGATTATCGATAATAACTAAACGTCGCTCACCAAAAAATGGCAACGACTCAGCATCTTCCAACGCCGCACCTAATGGAACTTCATCCATATTATATATCCCAACGTTCAAATCTTGATCTTCTTCCGGGATGACGTATTCCAATAAAGTTGCTCTCGCTTCTTCAATAAAATAGGACTCTGTTCCCAGTAATAAATAAATAGGCTTCAATTGCCCTTTTTTAATATTCGCTAGTTCAGTTGCATAACTCATTCTTTCACTTCGCAATCGTCTTTTTTCTGCTCTTATTGTAGCATAATTTCTATTCGTTTTTGACGTTGGTTGTAAATGAAATGCACGGCGCCATTTAAATCAGTCCGGTAAATGCTTATTTTTTGCGCTTCAAGGCGCTCGACTACTTCAGGTGTTGGATGACCGTAACGATTCTTTCTTCCTACTGATATAAAAGCTCCCCGGGGATTTACTCGTTTTAGAAAAGGACTTGAAGTGGAGGTATTGCTACCATGATGGCCGACCTTCAATATATCAGCCTGTAAATTAGGATAGCGCCTCATTAAATCCTGCTCACCACTTTCTTCTAAATCGCCTGTAAATAACCAGGATAACCCACCGATTTTGCTGTAAAGCACCAACGAATCATTATTTTCACCTCTTCGCTTGTGGTTCGGATTCAAAACTTGGAATGCCAGTGTATTTAACTCGACCTGGCTAGGTCCCATGAGCGACGTGATTGGCGGTATATGATGCATGCCAGAAACTTCTGCTAAAAAGGTAGCCGTCTCCTCCATTCCACTTGCGATATACATATGTCGAATGGGAAGTTCATTTGCTAAATAGTCTAAGTTGCCGATATGATCCGTGTCACTATGAGTCAGAAAAACCGCATCCAATTGACCTACACCTTCTGCTTTGATTGCAGAGACTAGATTTTTTGCATGATAATCGGTTTCCTTTCTTAATTTCCAGTCCTCTTCCTCATTAAATGTAATTA
This genomic interval from Jeotgalibaca porci contains the following:
- the rpsT gene encoding 30S ribosomal protein S20; the encoded protein is MPNIESAIKRVRTSEKANVLNNTQKSAMRTAIKKYETALAEGADNSEALLQDAIKAIDSVASKGLIHANKAARDKSRLAKKMSK
- the holA gene encoding DNA polymerase III subunit delta, producing the protein MSYATELANIKKGQLKPIYLLLGTESYFIEEARATLLEYVIPEEDQDLNVGIYNMDEVPLGAALEDAESLPFFGERRLVIIDNPTFLTGEKPKGNVEHDVSWLETYLQNPSESTILAIFAPYEKLDNRKKVSKLLKKHATLVDVQTMEADASRRFLSQMITNAGYQMDRETVQFFFERIEDSLSTGVHELEKLFLSARDDKMITKKMVEDLVPRNLEQNIFEIVTYVMKKDATRAIGIYRDLLLQKEEPIKINAILLGQFRLLIQVYLLAKQGYQQPDMAKVLKIHPYRIKLANQQIRKMNGDRLMQAYLGLVETEEKMKTGDGIKEVQFELFMLQYAQV